A single genomic interval of Helianthus annuus cultivar XRQ/B chromosome 13, HanXRQr2.0-SUNRISE, whole genome shotgun sequence harbors:
- the LOC110898119 gene encoding uncharacterized protein At2g27730, mitochondrial — translation MATRQFVRSVSRRFSTGGKVLGEEEKAAENVYIKKTEREKLEKLANKGPKPEETPAVNVSEAKASEPITPPKGVSSDIHRNYAVVAGAVTGLSAFGWYYLSKDKKTEEPLD, via the exons ATGGCTACAAGACAGTTTGTTAGATCTGTATCCCGTAGGTTCTCAACCGGTGGTAAAGTACTTGGTGAGGAGGAGAAGGCTGCAGAAAATGTCTACATCAAG AAAACTGAGCGTGAAAAGTTGGAGAAGCTTGCAAACAAG GGTCCAAAACCGGAAGAGACACCCGCTGTAAATGTCAGTGAGGCAAAAGCAAGTGAGCCCATTACTCCACCAAAAGGAGTATCAAGTGATATCCACAGGAATTATGCTGTTGTAGCGGGTGCGGTAACTGGTCTTAGTGCTTTTGGATGGTACTATCTGTCCAAAGACAAGAAGACCGAAGAGCCTCTAGATTGA
- the LOC110898118 gene encoding rho GTPase-activating protein 5: MADVSSSSSSSSSQAHEPTLSHNVNQEPEDDDDNNNNNDVMNRENKDDDNNQLSLLALLLALFRKSFWVGSNSAVAQETGMEIGWPTDVRHVAHVTFDRFNGFLGLPDDLEPEVPRRAPSASATVFGVSTESMQLSYDSRGNSIPVIIMLMQQCLYSQGGLQAEGIFRINADNNQEEHLRNQLNSGVVPDGIDVHCLAGLIKAWFRELPTGILDPLSPEQVMQCQSEEDCTALCRLLPPTETALLDWAINLMADVVQHEHLNKMNSHNIAMVFAPNMTQMADPLNALMYAVRVMNFLKTLILKTLRERQDSVAESSQASPRESPSDENSDQGPGMNPHAQQNLDENEETGHEDDHLRNITATEESDGPGLCNSPAQSPPIEPKTHEVDHTHKPKPVAKSSDPEKIKPVALVSNQSSVNSQTEKIEASR; this comes from the exons atggcagatgtttcttcttcttcttcttcttcatcttcacaAGCCCATGAGCCCACATTATCCCATAACGTAAATCAAGAaccagaagatgatgatgataacaataacaataatgatGTAATGAACAGGGAAAATAAGGATGATGATAATAATCAGTTGTCATTATTAGCACTTTTGTTGGCTCTGTTTAGGAAATCTTTCTGGGTTGGTTCTAATTCTGCAGTGGCTCAAGAAACTGGGATGGAGATTGGATGGCCCACTGATGTCCGCCACGTGGCACATGTTACGTTTGATAGGTTTAATGGGTTTCTTGGTTTGCCTGATGACCTTGAACCTGAAGTGCCCAGAAGAGCCCCTAGTGCCAG TGCTACTGTTTTTGGCGTTTCAACCGAATCAATGCAGTTGTCATATGATTCCAGAGGAAACAGTATCCCTGTTATAATCATGCTTATGCAACAATGTTTGTATAGTCAAGGTGGTCTGCAG GCTGAGGGTATTTTTAGAATTAACGCGGACAATAACCAGGAAGAACATCTGAGAAACCAGTTGAACAGTGGCGTGGTTCCGGATGGTATCGATGTACACTGTTTGGCTGGTCTTATTAAG GCATGGTTCAGAGAACTGCCGACGGGGATTTTGGATCCGCTTTCACCTGAGCAAGTAATGCAGTGTCAATCAGAGGAAGACTGCACCGCCCTTTGCCGCCTTCTGCCGCCAACGGAAACCGCTCTTCTTGATTGGGCCATCAATCTGATGGCTGATGTTGTCCAACACGAGCATCTCAACAAGATGAATTCGCACAATATTGCAATGGTTTTCGCCCCAAATATGACTCAG ATGGCGGATCCACTGAACGCGTTGATGTATGCAGTTAGAGTAATGAACTTTTTGAAAACATTGATCTTGAAAACCCTTCGTGAACGACAGGATTCGGTTGCTGAATCGTCTCAAGCCTCACCACGAGAATCACCGTCGGATGAAAACAGCGATCAAGGGCCTGGAATGAATCCACATGCGCAACAAAATCTTGATGAAAATGAAGAGACAGGACACGAAGATGATCATCTTCGAAACATAACTGCCACAGAAGAATCTGATGGACCCGGGTTGTGTAATTCACCTGCTCAATCTCCACCCATCGAGCCAAAGACCCACGAGGTTGACCATACCCATAAACCCAAACCGGTGGCTAAGTCAAGTGATCCAGAAAAGATCAAACCGGTGGCTTTAGTCTCCAATCAAAGTTCTGTAAATTCTCAAACCGAAAAGATCGAAGCATCACGTTGA
- the LOC110898117 gene encoding protein transport protein Sec24-like At3g07100 — translation MAVRATVSRFPLDPDTQECSGLPWGVTVTPFASKDENGNSPLYGSGGESIPRCENCWGYYNTYCDQEQWAWTCSLCGTLNGLSSETISRYSSSDSPPEIMSSYIDLELPIEGSEEEDMQARPVYVAAIDLASSEEFLELTKSALLAALEALAPGSLFGLATFSHKLGLYDVQGPIPVVKNVFLPADPDGTLSVELEDAMPLFSFLAPVETCKDRIASALETLRPTSSWEGTGGGEGLDGIFLGGRGFGPAMESLISYLGSEHGSTFALARIFAFLSGPPDYGPGQLDTRRYGEQYASRGEDAELALLPEQTPFYKDLAAVAVQAGVCIDILAVTNEYTDLASLKFLSIDSGGSLFLYPNTDDSTLPQDMYRMLSRPYAFNCVMRLRTSTEFKTGNSYGHFFPDPQYENVQHVICCDSYATYAYDFAFANNYGFSRHTSELPMLQLAFQYTVVVPPEESPTPGSNLTSRSKYTIKRRLRIRTIQFGVAHNFNDLYDSVDHEVILSVLVHKVILASLSEGVREGRMLLHDWLVILTAQYNDACKNAPAEFGNSNGTLIDVTFSQCPQLQTLPRLIFALLRNPLLRFHEEGIHPDYRIYLQCLFSGLEPSSLHRAIYPLLTSYATPDKLAYPRHSLSRAALMTSESPIFFLDAFTTLIVYYSSTADPALPYPPPHDCLLRTTINKVKQERSMTPRLMFIKGGEEDASVFESYLIEEQDVDGSGFPNVMGFVSFLEEINQSVLEYMK, via the exons ATGGCGGTGCGTGCGACGGTGTCTCGGTTTCCACTGGATCCGGACACACAGGAATGTTCAGGTTTACCATGGGGAGTGACGGTAACACCGTTCGCATCGAAGGACGAGAACGGTAACTCGCCGTTGTACGGATCGGGTGGAGAATCAATCCCTAGGTGTGAGAATTGTTGGGGGTACTACAACACATACTGTGATCAAGAGCAATGGGCCTGGACTTGCTCCCTTTGTGGAACCCTAAATGGCCTCTCGTCTGAAACAATTTCTCGTTATTCTAGTTCCGATTCTCCACCGGAGATTATGTCTTCTTACATCGACCTCGAATTGCCTA TTGAAGGTTCTGAAGAGGAGGATATGCAAGCGCGGCCTGTTTATGTTGCTGCTATTGACTTGGCAT CTTCAGAAGAGTTCTTAGAACTTACAAAAAGTGCCTTGTTAGCTGCTTTGGAAG CTCTTGCACCCGGGTCTCTTTTCGGGCTTGCTACATTCAGCCACAAGTTAGGTTTATACGATGTGCAAGGACCTATTCCTGTCGTGAAAAATGTTTTTCTACCTGCGGATCCCGATGGAACCCTATCAGTTGAACTTGAAGATGCCATGCCCTTGTTTTCTTTTTTGGCCCCA GTAGAAACTTGCAAGGATCGAATAGCATCTGCACTCGAAACCTTAAGACCGACATCATCATGGGAAGGTACAGGTGGCGGAGAAGGATTGGACGGAATTTTTCTCGGAGGACGCGGTTTCGGGCCGGCAATGGAATCACTTATTTCATACCTTGGATCTGAACATGGCAGCACTTTCGCATTAG CCAGAATCTTTGCTTTTTTATCCGGACCTCCTGATTACGGACCGGGACAGCTGGACACAAGAAGATACGGTGAACAATACGCTAGTAGAGGAGAGGATGCTGAGCTGGCGTTACTACCTGAACAAACACCGTTTTATAAAGATTTG GCTGCGGTCGCTGTTCAAGCAGGTGTTTGCATAGACATACTTGCGGTTACAAATGAGTACACTGATTTGGCATCATTGAAGTTTCTTAGTATTGATAGTGGAGGCTCGTTGTTTCTGTACCCTAATACTGATGACTCAACACTTCCTCAGGACAT GTATCGAATGCTAAGTCGCCCATATGCGTTCAACTGTGTGATGCGGTTGCGGACATCTACTGAATTCAAAACCGGAAATTCT TATGGCCATTTCTTCCCTGATCCACAATATGAAAATGTTCAGCACGTTATTTGTTGCGACTCGTATGCTACATATGCTTATGACTTTGCTTTTGCAAATAATTATGGGTTTTCCAG ACACACTTCTGAGCTACCTATGTTACAATTGGCTTTCCAGTATACTGTAGTTGTTCCCCCCGAGGAAAGTCCAACTCCGGGTTCAAACCTGACGAGTAG ATCAAAATATACCATCAAAAGGCGACTCAGAATAAGAACGATACAATTTGGAGTTGCACATAACTTCAATGACTTATATGATAGTGTGGATCATGAAGTTATTCTCTCAGTACTTGTTCACAAG GTGATCCTAGCCTCGCTGAGTGAAGGAGTTAGAGAAGGCAGGATGTTACTACACGATTGGCTTGTAATCCTAACAGCTCAATATAACGACGCATGTAAAAATGCACCCGCTGAGTTTGGAAACTCAAACGGCACGCTTATTGATGTCACATTTTCTCAGTGTCCACAATTACAAACGTTGCCGCGGTTGATATTTGCTTTGCTTAGAAATCCTCTTTTACGGTTTCATGAAGAAGGGATTCACCCTGATTATCGGATTTACCTTCAATGCTTGTTCAG TGGGCTGGAACCAAGTTCTCTTCACCGGGCGATATATCCTCTGCTGACATCATACGCAACTCCCGACAAATTGGCGTACCCTCGTCATTCATTGAGCCGGGCTGCACTAATGACAAGTGAAAGTCCTATATTTTTCCTTGATGCATTCACAACTCTGATTGTATATTACTCCTCTACAGCGGACCCTGCGCTTCCTTATCCTCCGCCACATGACT GTTTGTTGAGAACAACAATAAACAAAGTGAAACAAGAAAGAAGCATGACTCCTAGACTGATGTTTATAAAAGGCGGCGAAGAAGATGCATCAGTGTTTGAGAGTTATCTAATTGAAGAACAGGATGTTGATGGAAGTGGGTTTCCAAATGTTATGGGGTTTGTTTCTTTTCTTGAGGAGATCAATCAGAGTGTTCTAGAATACATGAAATAG